ACCTTCCGCAATCTATCGCCATTGGTGGTACGAGCTTGCTGATCGTTATCGGGGTAGCCCTTGATACAACAAAACAATTAGAAGGACAGCTTGTTAAACGAAATTACCGAGGATTTATCAAATAAACACGTGGGTCGGCAGGAGGGTTAAACTTCATGCCCCGACGTGCTACTAAATAAAGGGGCGATACAGTTGAAACTAGTGTTAATGGGACTGCCCGGTGCCGGTAAGGGTACGCAAGCTGAAAAGATTGTTGCAAAATACAATATTCCTCACATTTCAACTGGGGATATGTTCCGCGCAGCAATAAAAAATGGCACAGATTTAGGTCTGAAAGCTAAATCCTTTATGGATAGCGGCAATTTAGTTCCTGACGATGTGACAAACGGTATCGTTCGTGAGCGCTTAGCTGAAGATGATGCTAAGAATGGTTTCTTGCTTGATGGGTTTCCACGTACTGTTGAGCAAGCTGAGGAATTAGAAAGTATTCTTTCGGACCTCGGAACAAAGCTTGATGCTGTTGTTAACATTCAAGTAGATAAAGGCAGCCTGATGAAACGTCTGACTGGTCGGTGGATCTGTCCAACGTGTGGTAAAACGTATCATGAAGTTTTCAATCCTCCCAAACAAGCGGGGATTTGTGACATTGATGGTGCTACACTTTACCAACGTGAAGACGATAAAGCAGAAACTGTTGAAAATCGCCTAAATGTTAATATCAAACAAACGCAACCATTGTTAGATTTTTATGGTGAAAAAGGAACATTATTTGCGGTTAACGGAGAGCAAGACATTGATGTTGTGTTCGAAGACGTAGATAAGATTCTAGCTTCATTTTAAGAAATCATCGCTTATTTTACAGTCGGTACCTATGTAGTGCAAAATGTTTTGTTTTGTAGTATAATGGGTAATTGGCAGTGCAATGAGTAACAACTATGCGAAACATGATGAACGAGAGATTGTCTGAAGATCATCTGGATAAATAGGAATGCTACTGGAAATAGTGATATGAAGGCGTTCGAACTCGAGCCAGATGCACTTGTACTTCCATTTTTGCGGGACCGTACTTTTACCGATTGTCTGACGATGTATAAAATTAATTCCTTGTCGTGGGGAACAATTTTGGTATGTCTAGCGTTTTTTCATGTAATAAAATTTTACGCGAAAAGAAATGGCAGACCTGTAAATGGTCCAGTTAAAAAGAGTAAGGAGGTAGCAACTTATGGCAAAAGAAGATGTAATCGAAGTGGAAGGTACAGTGGAAGACACATTGCCTAACGCGATGTTCAAAGTTGTACTAGAAAATGGTCATACTGTTTTAGCTACAGTTTCTGGCAAAATCCGTATGCACTATATTCGTATTTTACCAGGTGATAAAGTAACGGTGGAACTTTCCCCGTATGACTTGACACGTGGCAGAATCACTTACCGTTTTAAATAAGAAATTATCGGAAATGAAATTATATACCGGTCTGGTTCGCCAGCTATTTTTCAATCGGTTTATAGAGACATTTTCTCTAGTAAACAAGGAGGTATATCTACATGAAAGTAAGACCATCAGTAAAACCAATCTGTGAGAAATGTAAAGTTATTCGCAGAAAAGGTAAAGTAATGGTAATTTGTGAAAATCCGAAACATAAACAAAAACAAGGATAAGAGGAGGTGCTTTTATAAATGGCACGTATTGCAGGTGTTGATGTTCCGCGCGAAAAGCGTATCGTAATATCTTTGACTTACATCTATGGTATCGGTAACCAAACGGCTAAAGATGTATTAAAAGAAGCAGGTGTTTCTGAAAATACTCGTACTCGTGATTTGACTGAAGAAGAACTTGGTAAAATCCGTGAACTAGTTGACAAAATTAAGGTTGAGGGTGATCTTCGTCGTGAAGTGAACTTGAATATCAAACGTTTGATCGAAATCGGTTCTTATCGTGGCATGCGTCATCGTCGTGGTCTACCAGTTCGTGGACAAAACACGAAGAATAACGCACGTACTCGTAAAGGCCCATTAAAAACGGTCGCAGGTAAGAAGAAATAATTATTAGTAAGTAAAGGAGGTAGTTTGTGAATGGTACGTAAAACTAATACTCGTAAACGTCGTGTGAAAAAGAATATCGAAGCTGGTATTGCACACATTCGTTCTACATTCAATAATACAATTGTAACGATTACTGACATGCACGGTAATGCAGTAGCATGGTCAAGTGCTGGAGCTTTAGGCTTTAAAGGCGCTCGTAAATCAACACCTTTCGCGGCGCAATTAGCGGCTGAAACGTGTGCAAAAGCTGCACAAGAACATGGTTTGAAAACTTTGGAAGTAACAGTTAAAGGACCAGGTTCAGGTCGTGAAGCAGCGATTCGTGCTCTTCAAGCTGCAGGTCTTGATGTAACTGCTATTAAAGATGTAACTCCAGTTCCTCATAACGGATGTCGTCCTCCAAAACGTCGTCGTGTCTAAGTAGTCGTATTTTGTTCGCAACTTTGAACTATTGTCACGAGATTCTTCATAGGGATCTTAGCCAAAGAGACGTTTTGAAGGAGGGTAAATTTGAATGATCGAAATTGAAAAACCGAAAATCGAGACGATTGAGATCAGCGATGATGCCAAGTATGGAAAGTTTGTTGTAGAGCCACTAGAGCGTGGATATGGTACAACTTTGGGTAACTCCTTACGTCGTATTCTGTTATCTTCTCTTCCTGGTGCTGCAGTAACGTCTATCCAGATCGATGGAGCGTTACATGAGTTTTCTGTAATCGAAGGTGTAGTAGAAGATGTAACTAGCATGATTTTAAATATCAAGAAACTTGCACTTAAAGTGTATGCCGAAGATGATAAAACTTTGGAAATTGATATGCAAGGCCCAGGAGTCGTAACTGCTGGCGATATTAACTACGATAGCGATGTTGAAATTCTGAATCCAGATCTTCATATTGCCACTCTTAGTGATAACGCAAAATTCCATGTACGCCTTAATGCGGCACGTGGTCGTGGTTATACACCTGCGGATCAAAATAAACGTGAAAACATGCCAATCGGTGTACTTCCAGTTGACTCGATTTTTAGCCCGGTTATCCGTGTTAACTATCAAGTGGAAACAACACGTGTTGGACAATCCACGAATTATGACAAGCTTACTTTTGACGTTTTAACAGACGGAAGTATTAGCCCTGAAGAAGCTGTTTCCTTGGGAGCAAAAATTCTTACAGAGCATTTAAATATTTTTGTTGATTTAACAGATGAAGCTCAAAAAGCGGAAATCATGATTGAAAAAGAAGAAAGCCATAAAGAGAAAGTGCTTGAAATGACAATTGAAGAATTGGACTTATCTGTTCGTTCTTACAACTGTTTGAAACGCGCTGGAATCAATACAGTACAGGAATTAGCTGACAAATCTGAGGATGATATGATGAAAGTTCGTAACTTGGGTCGTAAATCTTTAGAAGAAGTTAAAGTGAAACTGTCTGATCTTGGCTTAGGTTTACGAAACGAAAATTAATTTTTACTTTGTGAAGGAGGGAAATCCATGGGTTACAGAAAATTAGGTCGTACTAAATCGCAACGTAAAGCATTGCTACGTGATCTAGCGACTGATTTAATCGTTTTCGAACGTATCGAAACAACTGAAGCGAAAGCTAAAGAGATTCGTTCTGTCGTTGAAAAATTGATCACTTCTGGTAAAAAAGGAGACTTGCATTCTCGTCGTCAAGCAGCTGCTTTTGTACGTCACGAAGTTGTTAACGTGGTACAAAAAGAAGTGAAAGATAAAGATGGTAATACTGTGACAAAAAATCGTCCAGTTTACGCTTTACAAAAATTATTTGATGATGTTGCTCCACGTTACGCGGAACGTCAAGGCGGATACACTCGTATC
The sequence above is drawn from the Listeria weihenstephanensis genome and encodes:
- a CDS encoding adenylate kinase, with the protein product MKLVLMGLPGAGKGTQAEKIVAKYNIPHISTGDMFRAAIKNGTDLGLKAKSFMDSGNLVPDDVTNGIVRERLAEDDAKNGFLLDGFPRTVEQAEELESILSDLGTKLDAVVNIQVDKGSLMKRLTGRWICPTCGKTYHEVFNPPKQAGICDIDGATLYQREDDKAETVENRLNVNIKQTQPLLDFYGEKGTLFAVNGEQDIDVVFEDVDKILASF
- a CDS encoding DNA-directed RNA polymerase subunit alpha; amino-acid sequence: MIEIEKPKIETIEISDDAKYGKFVVEPLERGYGTTLGNSLRRILLSSLPGAAVTSIQIDGALHEFSVIEGVVEDVTSMILNIKKLALKVYAEDDKTLEIDMQGPGVVTAGDINYDSDVEILNPDLHIATLSDNAKFHVRLNAARGRGYTPADQNKRENMPIGVLPVDSIFSPVIRVNYQVETTRVGQSTNYDKLTFDVLTDGSISPEEAVSLGAKILTEHLNIFVDLTDEAQKAEIMIEKEESHKEKVLEMTIEELDLSVRSYNCLKRAGINTVQELADKSEDDMMKVRNLGRKSLEEVKVKLSDLGLGLRNEN
- the rpmJ gene encoding 50S ribosomal protein L36; amino-acid sequence: MKVRPSVKPICEKCKVIRRKGKVMVICENPKHKQKQG
- the rpsM gene encoding 30S ribosomal protein S13, which produces MARIAGVDVPREKRIVISLTYIYGIGNQTAKDVLKEAGVSENTRTRDLTEEELGKIRELVDKIKVEGDLRREVNLNIKRLIEIGSYRGMRHRRGLPVRGQNTKNNARTRKGPLKTVAGKKK
- the rplQ gene encoding 50S ribosomal protein L17, which gives rise to MGYRKLGRTKSQRKALLRDLATDLIVFERIETTEAKAKEIRSVVEKLITSGKKGDLHSRRQAAAFVRHEVVNVVQKEVKDKDGNTVTKNRPVYALQKLFDDVAPRYAERQGGYTRIMKKGPRRGDGAPMVIIELV
- the infA gene encoding translation initiation factor IF-1: MAKEDVIEVEGTVEDTLPNAMFKVVLENGHTVLATVSGKIRMHYIRILPGDKVTVELSPYDLTRGRITYRFK
- the rpsK gene encoding 30S ribosomal protein S11, which translates into the protein MVRKTNTRKRRVKKNIEAGIAHIRSTFNNTIVTITDMHGNAVAWSSAGALGFKGARKSTPFAAQLAAETCAKAAQEHGLKTLEVTVKGPGSGREAAIRALQAAGLDVTAIKDVTPVPHNGCRPPKRRRV